One segment of Thermosynechococcus sp. HN-54 DNA contains the following:
- the rplP gene encoding 50S ribosomal protein L16 — MLSPKRTKFRKQQRGRMTGVASRGNSIHFGDYALQALEPAWITSRQIEAGRRAMTRYIRRGGKIWIRIFPDKPVTMRPAETRMGSGKGSPEYWVAVVKPGRIMYEIAGVPEAVAREAMRLAAYKMPIKTRFLVRNQEEEQQEG; from the coding sequence ATGTTAAGTCCAAAGCGTACAAAATTTCGCAAACAGCAGCGGGGTCGCATGACCGGGGTTGCCAGTCGCGGTAACTCCATCCACTTTGGCGACTATGCCCTTCAAGCCCTTGAACCCGCTTGGATCACCTCACGGCAAATTGAGGCCGGTCGTCGTGCCATGACCCGCTATATCCGCCGGGGCGGCAAAATCTGGATTCGCATTTTCCCCGATAAGCCCGTGACGATGCGGCCAGCGGAAACGCGGATGGGGTCAGGGAAAGGCTCACCGGAGTACTGGGTAGCGGTGGTCAAACCCGGTCGCATTATGTATGAAATTGCCGGTGTGCCGGAGGCAGTTGCCCGCGAAGCCATGCGCCTTGCTGCCTACAAAATGCCGATCAAGACCCGTTTTCTGGTGCGCAATCAAGAAGAGGAACAACAGGAGGGTTAA
- the rpmC gene encoding 50S ribosomal protein L29 codes for MALTKMKDLRELSDQEVSDRIAAIKKELFDLRFKKATRQEVKPHQFKHLRHELAQLLTLENERRRSGGQD; via the coding sequence ATGGCACTAACGAAAATGAAAGACCTGCGGGAACTGAGTGATCAAGAGGTGAGCGATCGGATTGCCGCGATTAAGAAAGAGCTTTTTGATCTGCGCTTCAAAAAAGCCACCCGCCAAGAGGTCAAGCCCCATCAATTTAAGCATTTGCGCCACGAGTTGGCACAGCTTTTAACCCTTGAGAATGAACGTCGCCGCAGTGGAGGCCAAGACTAA
- the rplN gene encoding 50S ribosomal protein L14, with amino-acid sequence MIQQETYLNVADNSGAKKLLCIRVLGGGNRRYGSVGDVIIATVKDATPNMAVKKSDVVRAVIVRTRKTIRRESGMSIRFDDNAAVLINQEGNPRGTRVFGPVARELRDKNFTKIVSLAPEVL; translated from the coding sequence ATGATTCAACAGGAAACCTATCTCAACGTTGCCGACAATAGCGGCGCCAAAAAGCTCCTCTGCATTCGTGTGCTCGGCGGCGGCAACCGTCGCTACGGCAGTGTCGGCGATGTGATCATTGCCACCGTCAAAGACGCCACCCCCAATATGGCAGTGAAAAAATCCGATGTGGTGCGAGCTGTAATTGTGCGCACCCGCAAAACCATCCGTCGTGAAAGTGGCATGAGCATTCGCTTTGATGACAATGCCGCTGTCTTGATCAACCAAGAGGGCAACCCTCGCGGCACCCGTGTCTTTGGTCCTGTGGCTCGTGAACTGCGGGATAAAAACTTCACGAAAATTGTTTCATTGGCACCGGAGGTACTCTAA
- the rpsQ gene encoding 30S ribosomal protein S17, with the protein MAVKERVGVVVSDKMQKTVVVAVENRAPHPKYGKIVVKTRRYKAHDENNEAKVGDRVRIRETRPLSRTKRWVIAEILSPRTA; encoded by the coding sequence ATGGCAGTTAAAGAACGTGTTGGCGTCGTCGTCAGCGACAAAATGCAAAAAACCGTCGTCGTTGCCGTCGAAAACCGCGCCCCCCATCCTAAGTACGGCAAAATTGTCGTCAAAACCCGCCGCTACAAAGCCCATGATGAAAACAACGAAGCCAAAGTGGGCGATCGCGTGCGCATTCGGGAAACCCGTCCCCTAAGTCGCACCAAGCGTTGGGTCATTGCCGAGATTCTCAGTCCTCGCACTGCCTAA
- the rplX gene encoding 50S ribosomal protein L24, with protein sequence MAAKKANKKPVRYRMHVKKGDTVQVIAGSDKAKVGEVLAVFPKTSQVIVKGVNLKTKHVKPRQEGESGQIITKEAPIHSCKVMLYSTKQNVASRICYTYTEDGRKVRMLKKTGEIID encoded by the coding sequence ATGGCGGCCAAGAAAGCAAACAAAAAGCCTGTGCGCTATCGCATGCACGTGAAAAAAGGGGACACAGTTCAAGTCATCGCCGGCAGTGACAAAGCCAAAGTGGGGGAAGTCCTTGCCGTTTTCCCCAAGACCAGTCAAGTGATTGTCAAAGGGGTAAACCTGAAAACCAAACACGTCAAGCCTCGCCAAGAGGGAGAATCCGGGCAAATTATCACCAAGGAAGCCCCGATTCACAGTTGTAAGGTGATGCTCTACTCCACCAAGCAAAACGTGGCCAGCCGCATCTGCTACACCTACACCGAAGATGGCCGTAAGGTACGGATGCTCAAGAAAACTGGCGAAATCATTGATTAG